Genomic DNA from Microbacterium neungamense:
GCTCGCCCGCGCCGCCTGCGCCCTCGAGGCGCAGGGATACGAGCCGCGGACCTCGGACGCGGAGATCCTGCTCGCGAACTGCCCGTTCGACTCCCTGGCCCGCGAGCACACCGCGCTGATCTGCGCGGCGAACCACTCCTACGTGGACGGCATGCTCGACGGCCTCGGCTGCGCCCGGCTGCGTGCCGACCTCGACCGCGGTGCGGGACGCTGCTGCGTGGCCGTGCGCAGCAGCGCCTCCGGCTCCGGGTAGCCTGTGGCGATGAGCAGTCAGCGGCGCGGAGGCGGACCCCGCGGCCGCCGCTCCGCGAAGGGGCCGGCGCGCCCCGGTCGCGCGGGCGGGCAGGGCGGCGCGGCGGGCAGGAAGGGCGGGGCGGCGCGCGGACGGGCGGATGCCGCGCAGAGCCGCCGGCGACCGGATGACTCGGCTGAGCCCGGACGGACGGATGCCCTGGCGCCGCAGCCCCCGTCCGCCGAGGCGACGAGCGGGCCGCGCGTCTTCCGCCTCGGCGTGGTCCCGGGTGCCACCCCGGGACGCTGGATCGACACCTGGAACCGCCGGATGCCGGGGATCCCGCTCGAGCTGGTGCCGATCGCCGTCGCCACGCAGCGCGAGGAGCTCGAGACCGTGGACGCCGCGCTCATCCGCCTGCCCGTCGCGCGCGCGGACGACCTGCACGTGATCCGGCTGTACGACGAGGTGCCGGTCGTGGTCGCCTCCGCCGAGTCGCATCTGATGGCCGCGGACGAGCTCACGGCGGAGGATCTCGCCGGAGAGGTGCTCATCACGCCGGGCGACGACGTGCTCGGCCCGCTCGACCTGCCGACGCAGCCCCCGGCCTTCCCGCCGCTGGAGACGACCGCGGATGCCGTGGCGACCGCCGCCTCCGGCGTCGGGATCGTGGTGCTGCCGATGTCACTGGCGCGTCTGCATCACCGCAGGGACGCCGGGCACCGGCCGCTCGTGGACGGGCCGGCCTCGACGGTGGCCCTGGCCTGGCGCCGCGACCGGACGACCCCCGAGGTCGAGGCGTTCGTCGGCATCGTGCGCGGCCGCACCGAGAACTCCTCCCGCTGACCCGCCTGGTCGTCCCCGTCCGTCTCCCGGCGCGCCCCGTCGCCGGGAGAATCCCGCACCCCAGCACCGCCTGCGGGGTGCGTTTTCCTCCCCGCGACGCCGACTGCCACCATCGCCGGGAGAATCCCGCACCCCAGCACCGCCTGCGGGGTGCGTTTTCCTCCCCGCGACGCCGACTGCCACCATCGCCGGGAGAATCCCGCATCCCGCAGCCCGCTGCGCGGTGCGTTTTCCTCCCCGCGGCATTCGCCCGCCGCGCGCCGCCGGGCGCCCCCCGGTCGGCGCACAGCGCGACCGAGACGAGACGCCCGTGGCCGGTGCGTCTCGTCCCGGCCGCGAGGCGTCACGCGCGGACCGGCACCTCCACACGCAGGCCGTCGTCTCCGGCATCCACCCGCACGGCGCCGCCGTCCGCGAGCGCCCCGGTGACGAACAGATCCGCGATCCGGTCCTCGACCTCGCGCTGGATCAGCCGGCGCAGCGGCCGGGCGCCGTACTCCGGTTCGTAGCCGTGCTCGGCGAGCCACGCCACCGCAGCATCCGTCACCTCGAATGCGACCTCGCGCCCGGCGAGCCGGTCGGCCGTCGCGCGCAGCAGGAGCCGCACGATCCGGGTGATCTCATCGCGGGTGAGCTTCTGGAACAGCACGATCTCGTCGATGCGGTTCAGGAACTCCGGACGCATCGCCTCGCGGAGCTTGCCCATCACCCGCGCGCGCAGGTCCTCCGGCGAGGAGAAGCCCGAGGCATCCCGCGACGCCACGAAGCCGAGCGCGCCCGAGCGCGAGGCGAGGAACTCCGAGCCGATGTTCGAGGTCATCACGATCACCGTGTTGCGGAAGTCCACCGTGCGGCCCTGGCCGTCGGTGAGACGCCCGTCGTCGAGCACCTGCAGCAGCAGGTTGAACACGTCCGGATGCGCCTTCTCGATCTCGTCGAACAGCACGATCGAGTACGGGTTGCGCCGCACGCGCTCGGTGAGCTGGCCGGCCTCGTCGTAGCCGACGTATCCCGGAGGGGCGCCGACCAGGCGCGACACCGTGTGCCGCTCGCCGAACTCGCTCATGTCGAAGCGGATGACCGCGTTCTCGTCGTCGAACAGGCGGGCGGCGAGGGCCTTCGCCAGCTCGGTCTTGCCGACGCCGGTGGGGCCGAGGAACAGGAACGACCCGACCGGCCGGCGGGCGTCGCCCATGCCGGTGCGGCTGCGGCGCACGGCCCGGGCGACCGCCGCCACGGCGTCGTCCTGGCCGATGACCCGCTCGTGCAGCTCGCGCTCGAGGTCGGCGAGACGCTCGCGCTCGCTCTCGGTGAGACGGCTGGCCGGGATGTCGGTGGCACGGGAGATCACGGCGGCGATCTCCGCCTCGTCCACGACGGCTTCGCCCTCGGTGATCGGGGCGCCGTTCGCGACGGCGCCGATGCGAGCCTGCACCGCGGCGATCTCGTCGCGCAGCCGCGACGCCTCCTCGTAGTGCTCCCCCGCGACGGCGGCGTTCTTGCGCGCCTCGAGGTCGGCCAGCTCGGCCATCAGCGTGGAGGCGTCCACCGGCGCGCCCAGGCGCAGCCGAAGGCGGGCGCCGGCCTGGTCGATGAGGTCGATCGCCTTGTCCGGCAGCACGCGATCCGGCAGGTACCGGGCGCTCATCGTCACGGCCGCGCGCAGCGCGGCATCCGTGTACGTCACCCGGTGGTGCTGCTCGTACGCATCCTTCAGCCCTTCCAGGATGCGCACGGCATCCTCGATCGAGGGCTCATCGACCTTGACCGGCTGGAACCGGCGCTCCAGCGCCGGATCCTTCTCGATGGTGCGGTACTCGCCGAGCGTGGTCGCGCCGACCATGTGCAGCTCGCCGCGGGCCAGGCGCGGCTTGAGGATGTTGCCGGCGTCCATGCCGCTGTCCCCGGACCCGCCGGCGCCGACGACCGTGTGCACCTCGTCGATGAACACGATCGTCTCGTCCTTGTGCGCGGCGATCTCGTCCATGGTCTTGGTGAGGCGCTCCTCGAAGTCGCCGCGGTAGCGGGTGCCGGCGAGCATGGCCGGCAGGTCGAGCGCGATCACGCGGCGGCCCTGCAGCTGAGCGGGAACCGCGCCGTCGACGATCGCCTGCGCCAGGCCGTCCACGATCGCGGTCTTGCCGACGCCGGCCTCGCCGATGAGCACCGGGTTGTTCTTGGTGCGGCGGCTGAGGATCTCGATGGTCTGCTCGATCTCGTCGGCGCGCCCGATCACGGGATCGAGCTCGCCGGCGCGGGCGCGGGCGGTGAGGTCGATGCCGTACTTGTCCAGCATCGGCGTGGCCGACTGCTCGGTGGAGCCGTCGTCGGCGACCGGCGCGCTGACCTGCTCGCGGATGCCCTGCGTGAGGGCTTCCGCGGTGACGCCGGCGCGGGCGAGGATCTGCCCGGCGGGCACGTCCTGCCCGAGCACGAGGGCGAAGAAGAGGTGCTCGGGCTCGATGTACGTCGACCCGGACGAGCGGGCCACCTGATAGGCGTGGAACAGCGCGCGGCTGGCGCTGGGCGTGATGGTCGCCGCCGTCACGCCGGCGGGCTCGGCCGGCATCGGCAGACGGGCGTCGACGGCCTCGACGATGGCACGCGGCGAGACGCCGATGTGCTCGATGGCGTGCGCGACGGCGTCGTCCTCGACGATCGTGCGGAGCACGTGCAGGGAGTCGAGCTCGGTCTGACCGCGCTCGAGCGCGAAGCGGCCGGCGCGCTGAAGGATCTGCTGGGTGCGCGCGGTGAGGAACCGGCTGAGGTCGATGGAGCGCACCTGGCGGGCCTGCTCGCCCGCGAGATACCGGGCGAGGAACTCATCGAACGAGCTCGCGCCGGAAGGGCTGAAGTCGTTGGGCACTGTGTCCTCCTGGAAAGTTGAGCGTGCTTCACTCAAGTTTAACGCGGGCTGCGCGTGTCTATTCCCGGTTCCCGATCCGGATCCGCGTTCCGGCCCGTCGATAGAATCGCCGGGTGGTCTCGCTCCTCTACGTCTGCGTGAGGCCGGAGCGCGGGGCGGCGGATGCCGAGCACCGCTCGTTCCGGCGGGCGCTGGGCGTGCCGGAGCTGGCCCGGATCGACCTCATCGACCGCCCGCTCGACGGCGAGGCGGACGGCTTCGACGGGGTGGTCGTCGGCGGCTCGCCGTTCAACGTCGTCGCCGAGGAGCGCGATGCGGTGCAGCGCCGCGTGGAGGCCGACCTCGAGACGATGGCGCAGCGGGCGCTCGACGGCGGCACGCCGGCGTTCTTCACCTGCTACGGCATCGGCGTGGTGACGCGGATGCTGGGCGGCACGGTCGGCACGGCGACCCCGGAGTCCACGCGCCCGACCACGATCCGGATCACGGCCGCGGGTGCGGAGGATCCCGTGTTCGGCCCGTCCGCGCCCGAGCTGCCGGTGCTCACGGCGCACAAGGAGGGCTCGGCCGAGCCGCCGCCGGGGAGCGTGCTGCTGGCCACGAACGACGACTGCCCGGTGCAGGCGTACCGGGTCGGGTCGCGGCTGTACGCGACGCAGTTCCACCCCGAGGTCACCCCGCAGGACTTCGTGGACCGGATGGCCTACTACCGCAGCACCGGTTACTTCGATCCGCGGGAGTACGACCTCACCGCGCAGCGCGTGCTCGCGGCATCCGTGCGCGGCACCGACCTGCTCCGCCGCTTCGCCGACCGCGTCGCCGCCCGCTGACCGTCGCCGACGCTGACCGCGTCGCCGATCGTTCGCGGTCCCTCAGGCCCCGTCCGCCCGACCGAGCAGCGCGATGCGCTCGTCGAGGTAGCCGGCGAGCGGCACGAACGCCCCGCCGGGCGCCCACCGCACCTGCGGGATGCCGTCGACGCTCCGCAGCGGGCCGGACTCTCCTCCGGCGTCGACGGCGCCGAGGTCGACCGCCGTCCAGCCGAGGTGCACGATCTCCCCCTCCGCGAAGCCGCCGCGCAGCGCCTGCATCCGCCGCTCCGCCCGCGCCCGCGACGACTCCGCCGCGTAACCGCGCCGCCCGGGATCGCCCGCCCGCAGGATCTCCCCCGTCGCGAGCACGGCGTCCGCGGTGAGCAGCAGCACACCGAGGTGCCACGCCTCCCCCGCGCGCACGATCCGCTCGCCGCGCCACCGCGACCGCCGCTCGCGACCGAGCGCCACGCGGGGCGCGCCGGCATCCGCCAGCCGCCGGCGCGCGTCGTCGAACAGCGCGGACGCCGTGACCGCCTCGCTCGCTTCCACGTCCTCAGGCTATCGACCGCACGCCTCGCGACGCGGGCGATTCGTGCTCGCCGCCGCATCCGGGGGAGAATGACCCAGACCCCGAGGAGCATCCATGTCACAGTCCGACACCGCACGCCTGCTCATCGCCTGCGACGACCGGCCCGGCATCGTCGCCGCCGTGGCGGGCGTGCTCGCCGAGCACGGCGCGAACATCATCTCCCTCGACCAGCACTCCACGGATGCCGAGGGCGGCCGCTTCTTCCAGCGGACGGTGCTGCATCTGGAGGGTCTGGCCGCGAAGCGCCCGGCGCTGGAGGCGTCGATCCAGAAGGTGGCCGAGCGGTTCGGCATGGAGTGGTCGCTGCACGACACCGCACGGCGCAAGCGCGTCGCGATCTTCGTGTCGAAGTACGACCACTGCCTGATGGAGCTGCTGTGGCGCACCGAGCGCGGCCAGCTGGACATCGACATCACGATGGTCGTCTCGAACCACCCCGACCTCGCCGATGCGGTGCGGTCCTTCGGCGTGCCGTTCGTGCACATCCCGTCGACGGACAAGGCCGAGATGGAGCGGCGGCAGCTGGAGCTGCTGCAGGGCAACGTCGACCTGGTCGTGCTCGCGCGGTACATGCAGATCCTCACCGACGACTTCATCGAGCGGATCGGCGCGCCGGTGATCAACATCCACCACTCCTTCCTCCCCGCCTTCATCGGCGCGAACCCGTACGCGCGGGCCAAGGAGCGCGGCGTGAAGCTCATCGGCGCGACCGCGCACTACGCCACCGCGGATCTCGACGAGGGCCCGATCATCGAGCAGGACGTCACCCGTGTGACGCACTCGGAGTCGGCCGCGGAGCTGCAGCGCCGCGGCGCGGACGTCGAGCGCCTGGTGCTGGCGCGCGCCGTGCAATGGCACGCCGAGGACCGCGTGATCGTGCACGGCCGCTCCACCGTCATCCTGTAGCGAGGCGGCGCGCCGACCTGGGCGCGGCCCCGGATGCCGGGGCGCGGGCCCGGATACCGGGGCGCGAGCCCGGATGCCGGGGCGGGGGACCGATGCCGGGGAGGGGGCCGTCCGGCGCCGCGTCAGGCTCCGGCGGGGAGGCCGGCGACGAGCTCGGCGAACGCCTCGGCGGCGGTGTCGCGGCGCGCCAGCGGCGCGGACTGACCCAGCCACAGCGACTGCAGGTCGCCGAGGCCGCGCTCGCCCGCCACCGCCCGGAACCGGCCGGTCAGCCAGTTCTGCGCCGGGAACAGCGCGATCGCCCCGGCGGCCTCGATCTCCGCGACCGCGCGGTTGCGGGCGCCGCGGGCGAGCCGCCCGCTCATCGCGCGGGTGAGCACCGTGCCGTCGTCCGGCGTCGCGCGGATCGCCGCCCGGTGCGCGTCGTTCGCGGCCGACTCGGCGGTGACCAGGAACGCCGTGCCCACCTGCACCGCCGCGGCACCCAGGGCGAACGCCGCCGCCACGCCCCGACGGTCGGCGATGCCGCCGGCGGCGATCACCGGCACCCGCACGGCATCCGCGACCTGCGGCAGCAGGGAGAACAGCCCGACGAGCGACTCCTCGGCCGGGCGGAGGAAGGAGACCCGGTGCCCGGCCGCCTCGGCCCCGGTCGCGACGACCGCATCGACGCCGCCCTCCTCGAGCGCGACGGCCTCCGCCACCGTGGTCGCGGTGCCGATGACGCGGATGCCGCGGGCGGTGCGCCTCCTCGACGACGCCGGCCGGCGGCACCCCGAACACGACGCTCAGCGCCGCCGGCGCCGCGCGCCACACCGCGTCGAGCTGCTCGTCGAGCGGCGGGAGGTAGCGCTCCGGCCGCGCCGGCGGTTCCAGCCCGACCTCCGCGAAGAACGGGGCGAGGGCCTGCGCGTGGCGGTCGTGCGCGGCATCCGGCTCCACTTCGTCGCCGGTGGGCAGCCAGATGTTGAACGCGAACGGCGCGTCCGTCCGCTGCCGGATGGCGTCCGCCGTGGCGAGGATGCGGTCGGCGTCGTAGCCGTACAGCCCGTACGACCCGAGCCCGCCGGACTCGCTCACCGCGGCCGTCAGCGCCACGGAGGACAGGCCGCCGAACGGCGCCAGGATGATCGGATGCCGGATGCCGAGCAGTGCGCGCAGATCAGTCACCCTCCGAGGCTACGCCCGGCGGGGCATCCGCCCCTGTCCCGTGTCGCCCGCGCGGACGGCGGGCGACACCGGGACCCTCACAGCGGAGGCATGTGCGGGATCGTCACCGGAGGACGCGACCGGTCGGAGGCGGCGGCCACCGCGGCGTCCAGCTCGGAGAACAGATCCGCGAAATCGTGGAAGCGCGAGCGCCGCGGGCACGGCCGGCGCAGCCACAGCACGTCCAGCGTGCCGGTGTCGTTGCGCTCGACGTAGGCGATGAGGCACTCGGCGTCGCCCTGGCGGCGCGACGGGTCGCAGATGCGCCAGCTGTCGCGGCCGAGGGGGGTGAGGTCCCAGTCGCCGTGGGGGCGGGGGAGGTGGGGGGAGGAGGGGACACGATCGTACTCACAGCGGCTTCCCCCCGGTCACGGCGATGACGCTCCCGGAGACGTAGGAGGATTCCTCGGCGGCGAGGTACACGTACGCCCCGGCGAGCTCTGCGGGCTGCCCGGCGCGGCCGAGCGGGGTGTCCTGCCCGAAGCTCTGCAGCTTCTCGGCGTCCCACCCGGTGGCGGGGATGAGCGGGTCGTCAGCCCGCGCGCGGTCAGCGATAGGATAATCTCGTCGATCCCGTCCAACCGCCGCTGCCGCTTGCGCACGATCTTCGGCTGGAACGACCCGTCACGATCTCTCGGCACGTCGATCTCGACGGCACCGACCTCGGTGAACACGGTCTTGGACCGGGTCCCGTTGCGCGCGTTCTCGCCGTTCGATGACGCGTGCTTCTCATAGCCGAGATGCTCGGTCATCTCCGCCTCGAGCGCGGTCTCGAGCACGGTCTTCGTCAGACCGCCCAGCAGGCCTCCCGGCCCCACGAGGCTGACGCCCTGCTCCTTCGCCTGCGCAAGCAGCTGCTCGGCGATCTGTTGCTGATCGATGATCTCTCCCGTCACAGGATCGATCATCTCGATGGTCTGGCTCATAGCCCTTCCTTTCGGTCAGGCCAGTCCCAGATCCACCGTTTTGCTGACAGTCCCCATGCTCCGCGACGGCACCCTCTACCAACCGCGACCAGCCCAACCCGCCCTCGCCGCTTGACAGAGGACATAGGGGCACCCCCCGCAGGCCCGCACCCGGGCCTGCACGGCGGACGGGTTCAGCCGAAGGACGCGGCTTCTCCCGGGGCTTCGGTGCCCTCGGCGGGCTCGGGCACCAGGTGCAGGCCGGCGGGCGTGTTCGCGGTGAAGGCGAGCGCCTCGATCCAGGCGCGGTTGATCGAGGGCTGGCGGCTGCCGTAGTACTTGAACACCAGCGAGCTGCCGGAGTGCACCCACACGGTGGTGCGGCCGCCGCCGACGCTCGGATCCTCCCGCCAGCTGAACGGGAACGGCTCGCCGCGACGCAGCTTGGCGGTGATCACGAGCTGCAGGTGGGAGAGCGCGCGGTCCTCGAACTCCGTCTTCACCGTGCCGTCGTAGATGAACTTGCCCATGCGTCCCTCGTGCTCGTTCGTCGTTCGCGCAAACCGTCGTGCCCCTCCCCGGTTGGGGCTAGCTTATCCGCATGGGAAAGCTGCACTACGGGGCCGGCGATGATCCCATCGAGATCGAGGACCGCGCGCTCGCGCATCTGAAGGTGGTCATCGCGACCAAGCTGCGTCGCAACGAGAGCTTCACCCTCTCGTGGCGGCATCCCGATGGCGATCCGGCCGGCCGCTCCACAATCTGGCTGCATCCGTCCATCCCGCTGCGCTTCGAGTTCGGCGAGCCGGACCCGCCGACGCTGAGCACCGAGTGGATCCACGCGATGGCGAACTCGGCGAACACCAGCGGCGGCATCATGCTGCTGCCGGAGCACCTCGACGCCGAGGAGTGACCCCGCTCAGGCGGCCGTGCGGCGGCCTGAGCTGCAGGCTCTCACTCCGACTCCCACGCCGCCACGTGGTGCGGGGCGCCGACCGGCTTGGACTCAGCGGAGGAGCGCTGACGCAGGAAGATCGAGAACGCGACCATGGTGCCGACCGCGAGGAACTCGCTCTGCCAGTTCTGCAGCGTGCGGTCCCAGAAGTCGGGCGAGACGACGTACTCCGCCCACGTGATCGGGGCCTCGCCGTGCTGGGCGTGCTCCTCGTTGGCCACCACCACGCCGCTGAGCGACTGCAGCAGCCAGGACAGCACGAAGATCGCGCCCATCACCAGCACCAGCGAGTTCTCGTACAGCCACAGCCGGATGCCGGTGACCTTGGCCCACTTCGGCGCGTCCGGCGGCGCGTACTCTCCGACGAGCTGATCCTCGTCGGTGGCCGGCCCCTGGTCATCCGGCTTCTTCGACTCCGGCGACCCGCGCTGGATGAACCAGACCGTCGCGGCGATGAACAGCAGGAACTGCAGGAACTCCGACTGCCAGTTCTCCGCGACGTCCACGACGAAGTCGCTGGAGAACACGAACGGCAGGTACCCCTCCGGTGCCATGCCGTGCTGGGCGATCTCCTCGTTGGTGCGCAGCCACCCCGCCACGGACTGACCGGCGAGCGCGAGCAGGAACAGGACGAGGAAGAACAGGCTGAGCCCGTTGTCCTTGAGGAACCGGCGCATGTCAGTGCCCGCTTCCCACGACCGCGAACATGGCGGCGAAGCCTGCGATCACGAGGCCCATCCACGTCCAGAACATCGCCACCGGCCCCGCCATCTCGGGGCCGTCTTTCTCCTCGCCGGCCATGTCGTACTCCCTTCCCTCTTCTCCGGATGCTGGCCGCGTCGGCATATCGGCGAGAAGTGCCTTGACTCCTCCTGCCGGGGCTGTCAAGGCCCTGCCCGGCCTGTGCCCTCCGCCCTAGCGTCGAAGCGAACCCATCGACGGACCCACACGACCGGAGAAGACCATGACGCTGACGCGCGACATCATGACACCGGGAGCCCGGTGCATCGGCGAGAACGACTCCCTGACCATCGCCGCACAGATGATGAGCGATCTCGATGTCGGGGCGCTGCCGATCTGCGGCGAGGACGGCAGGCTCAAGGGGATGC
This window encodes:
- a CDS encoding LysR substrate-binding domain-containing protein encodes the protein MSSQRRGGGPRGRRSAKGPARPGRAGGQGGAAGRKGGAARGRADAAQSRRRPDDSAEPGRTDALAPQPPSAEATSGPRVFRLGVVPGATPGRWIDTWNRRMPGIPLELVPIAVATQREELETVDAALIRLPVARADDLHVIRLYDEVPVVVASAESHLMAADELTAEDLAGEVLITPGDDVLGPLDLPTQPPAFPPLETTADAVATAASGVGIVVLPMSLARLHHRRDAGHRPLVDGPASTVALAWRRDRTTPEVEAFVGIVRGRTENSSR
- a CDS encoding ATP-dependent Clp protease ATP-binding subunit — encoded protein: MPNDFSPSGASSFDEFLARYLAGEQARQVRSIDLSRFLTARTQQILQRAGRFALERGQTELDSLHVLRTIVEDDAVAHAIEHIGVSPRAIVEAVDARLPMPAEPAGVTAATITPSASRALFHAYQVARSSGSTYIEPEHLFFALVLGQDVPAGQILARAGVTAEALTQGIREQVSAPVADDGSTEQSATPMLDKYGIDLTARARAGELDPVIGRADEIEQTIEILSRRTKNNPVLIGEAGVGKTAIVDGLAQAIVDGAVPAQLQGRRVIALDLPAMLAGTRYRGDFEERLTKTMDEIAAHKDETIVFIDEVHTVVGAGGSGDSGMDAGNILKPRLARGELHMVGATTLGEYRTIEKDPALERRFQPVKVDEPSIEDAVRILEGLKDAYEQHHRVTYTDAALRAAVTMSARYLPDRVLPDKAIDLIDQAGARLRLRLGAPVDASTLMAELADLEARKNAAVAGEHYEEASRLRDEIAAVQARIGAVANGAPITEGEAVVDEAEIAAVISRATDIPASRLTESERERLADLERELHERVIGQDDAVAAVARAVRRSRTGMGDARRPVGSFLFLGPTGVGKTELAKALAARLFDDENAVIRFDMSEFGERHTVSRLVGAPPGYVGYDEAGQLTERVRRNPYSIVLFDEIEKAHPDVFNLLLQVLDDGRLTDGQGRTVDFRNTVIVMTSNIGSEFLASRSGALGFVASRDASGFSSPEDLRARVMGKLREAMRPEFLNRIDEIVLFQKLTRDEITRIVRLLLRATADRLAGREVAFEVTDAAVAWLAEHGYEPEYGARPLRRLIQREVEDRIADLFVTGALADGGAVRVDAGDDGLRVEVPVRA
- a CDS encoding glutamine amidotransferase-related protein translates to MVSLLYVCVRPERGAADAEHRSFRRALGVPELARIDLIDRPLDGEADGFDGVVVGGSPFNVVAEERDAVQRRVEADLETMAQRALDGGTPAFFTCYGIGVVTRMLGGTVGTATPESTRPTTIRITAAGAEDPVFGPSAPELPVLTAHKEGSAEPPPGSVLLATNDDCPVQAYRVGSRLYATQFHPEVTPQDFVDRMAYYRSTGYFDPREYDLTAQRVLAASVRGTDLLRRFADRVAAR
- a CDS encoding glutaminase; the encoded protein is MEASEAVTASALFDDARRRLADAGAPRVALGRERRSRWRGERIVRAGEAWHLGVLLLTADAVLATGEILRAGDPGRRGYAAESSRARAERRMQALRGGFAEGEIVHLGWTAVDLGAVDAGGESGPLRSVDGIPQVRWAPGGAFVPLAGYLDERIALLGRADGA
- the purU gene encoding formyltetrahydrofolate deformylase; translated protein: MSQSDTARLLIACDDRPGIVAAVAGVLAEHGANIISLDQHSTDAEGGRFFQRTVLHLEGLAAKRPALEASIQKVAERFGMEWSLHDTARRKRVAIFVSKYDHCLMELLWRTERGQLDIDITMVVSNHPDLADAVRSFGVPFVHIPSTDKAEMERRQLELLQGNVDLVVLARYMQILTDDFIERIGAPVINIHHSFLPAFIGANPYARAKERGVKLIGATAHYATADLDEGPIIEQDVTRVTHSESAAELQRRGADVERLVLARAVQWHAEDRVIVHGRSTVIL
- a CDS encoding ATP-dependent DNA ligase; translation: MGKFIYDGTVKTEFEDRALSHLQLVITAKLRRGEPFPFSWREDPSVGGGRTTVWVHSGSSLVFKYYGSRQPSINRAWIEALAFTANTPAGLHLVPEPAEGTEAPGEAASFG
- a CDS encoding DUF6766 family protein — encoded protein: MRRFLKDNGLSLFFLVLFLLALAGQSVAGWLRTNEEIAQHGMAPEGYLPFVFSSDFVVDVAENWQSEFLQFLLFIAATVWFIQRGSPESKKPDDQGPATDEDQLVGEYAPPDAPKWAKVTGIRLWLYENSLVLVMGAIFVLSWLLQSLSGVVVANEEHAQHGEAPITWAEYVVSPDFWDRTLQNWQSEFLAVGTMVAFSIFLRQRSSAESKPVGAPHHVAAWESE